The Candidatus Binatia bacterium genome segment ATGACGATCGCGCGCCCACGGGGGAAGGCCTGCGCTGCCGGGAGCGGCCCGGGAAAGGTCACGGCGCCGGTCAACTGCAGCTCCTCGGCCAGGCGCTCGAACGCCTCGCGATCCGGCCCCGCGCCGACGATGACGGCGGAAACCGGCCGCGCGCTCTTAACCTCGGCGAACGCGCGCAGCAGCACATCCACCCCTTTGAGCTGGCGCAGCTCGCCGACGAACAGGAAGTCGGCCGCATCGGCCCGGGGCTCATGCGTGCCGAAATCGGATGGCTGCAGGCCGTTGGTGATCACCGCGGTCGGGGCAAGGCCAGCCCCGACACGCCGCTCGTACTCGCGGCGGATGTAGTCGCTTTCGAAAATGAGCCCGTCGGTGAAGCGGGCGAGCAC includes the following:
- a CDS encoding glycosyltransferase family 4 protein; translation: VLARFTDGLIFESDYIRREYERRVGAGLAPTAVITNGLQPSDFGTHEPRADAADFLFVGELRQLKGVDVLLRAFAEVKSARPVSAVIVGAGPDREAFERLAEELQLTGAVTFPGPLPAAQAFPRGRAIVIPSRAESLPFIVMEAAAAQLPLIATDVGGIPEIVAGSDTPLLPAGDVQALARALQTFLDDPGTAKARALRLQQTVQKRFAIGATTAAVLDFYAAHGHAADRTR